TCGGCTTCAGCGAGAAGGACCTGTCGAAGTTCGTCGGCAAGGCCGGGTTCGAGATCAGCAGTTGCGAAACAGTCACCCGCGAGCGACGCCCCCCGCATTTCGAAGTCATCGCCCTGATCGCGCGCAAGCCGGGCGCGGCCGCCACGACCGAATCGCAATCTGCTGAATCGAAGGTTGCCGAATCGAAATCTGCCGAATCGAAGCCGGCACCACGCAAAGCAAGCAGGAAAGCCTGACATGAGCATCCTCCCCTGGCTCAACCCCGAACGCGCCCAGTCGCTGCAGCAGCTGCTGCGCGAGCGCATTGCGATCATCGACGGCGCCATGGGCACGATGATCCAGCGCCATGAACTCGACGAAGCCGCCTACCGCGGCGAACGCTTCGCCCATGGCTATGACCGTGCCTATGCCAGCGCCGAGCACGTGCACGGCGATGGTTGCGGCTGCGCACGCGACCAGCGTGGCAACAACGATCTGCTCACCCTGACCCAGCCGGACATCATCGGCAGCATCCACTCGCAGTACCTGGATGCAGGCGCCGACCTGATCGAAACCAATACGTTCAACTCCACCACGGTGTCGCTGGCCGACTACGGTCTGGAGCATCTGGCACGCGAGCTCAACGAGTCCGGGGCGCGCCTGGCCCGCGCCGCCTGCGACGCCGCCGAGGCAAGGACGCCAGGCCGTCCGCGCTTCGTCATCGGCGTGCTCGGACCGACCAGCCGCACCGCCTCGCTCAGCCCCGACGTGAACCGCCCGGGCTTTCGCGCGATCACCTTCGACGAACTGCGCGTGGCCTACCGCGAAGCCGCCGACGGCCTGATCGACGGTGGCGCCGACGTGCTGATGGTCGAGACCGTGTTCGACACGCTCAATGCCAAGGCCGCGCTGTTCGCGATCGAGGAAGCATTCGACGCGCGCGGCGCACGCCTTCCGGTGATGATCTCCGGCACGATCACCGATGCCTCCGGGCGCACCCTGTCGGGCCAGACCGCCGAAGCATTCTGGTACTCGCTGCGGCATTCGCAGCCGCTGGCGATCGGGCTCAACTGCGCGCTCGGCGCCAAGGACCTGCGCGCGCACGTCGATGTCCTGGCACAGGTTGCCGATTCCAATATCAGTACCCACCCCAATGCCGGCCTGCCCAATGCGTTCGGCGGCTACGACGAAACACCGGAAGACATGGCCGCCGTACTGGGCGAGTTCGCCCAGGCCGGCCTGCTGAACCTGGTCGGAGGTTGCTGCGGCACGACGCCGGCGCACATTGCAGCGATCGCGGAGGCCGTGGCGGCCTATCCGCCCCGCATCCTGCCCTCGCTCGAAAACGCCGAAGCGGAGCAGGCGGCATGAGCTCATTGCCCCGTCAGACCCGCCTCAGTGGCCTGGAACCGCTGCAGATCACCCCGGAAAGCAACTTCATCAATGTCGGTGAGCGCACCAACGTCACCGGCTCGGCGCAGTTCAAGAAACTGATCCTCGAAGGCCGCCTCGACGAGGCAGTCGTCGTCGCGCGCCAGCAGGTCGAGAACGGCGCCCAGGTCATCGACGTCAACATGGACGAAGGCATGCTCGACTCCGAGCGGGCCATGGTCGACTTCCTCAACCTGATGGCCGCCGAGCCCGACATCGCGCGCGTACCGGTGATGGTCGACAGTTCCAGGTTCAGCGTCATCGAGGCCGGCCTAAAGTGCCTGCAGGGAAAGGGCATCGTCAACTCGATCTCGATGAAGGAAGGCGAGGCGGAGTTCCTGCGCCAGGCGCGCCTGGTGCGCCGCTACGGCGCGGCCGTGGTGGTGATGGCCTTCGACGAGACCGGCCAGGCCGACACCGTCGAGCGCAAGGTGGATATCTGCTCGCGCGCCTACCGGCTGCTGACGCAGGAAATCGGATTCCCGCCGGAAGACATCATCTTCGATCCCAACGTGTTCGCGATCGCCACCGGCATCGACGAGCACAACGACTATGCGGTCGCCTTCATCGAGGCCACCCGCGAGCTCAAGCGTCGCTTTCCGTTCAGCCACATTTCCGGGGGCGTTTCCAACGTCAGCTTCTCGTTCCGTGGCAACGAGCCGGTGCGCCAGGCAATCCACGTGGTGTTCCTGTACCACGCGATCCGCGCCGGCATGGACATGGGCATCGTCAACGCCGGCGCCCTGCCGCTGTATGACGACCTCGAAGCCGATCTGCGCGAGCGGGTCGAGGACGTGGTGCTCAACCGCCGCAGCGACGGCACCGAGCGCCTGCTGGAGATCGCCGACCGCTACAAGGGCAAGAAGGGCGAGAAGCGGGTCGAGGACCTGGCCTGGCGCGAGAAGCCGGTCCGCGAGCGACTGAGCCACTCGCTGGTGCACGGCATCGACCAGTACATCGAGACCGACACCGAGGAAGCGCGGGCATTGTCCACGCGCCCGCTCGATGTGATCGAAGGTGCACTGATGGACGGCATGAATGTCGTCGGCGACCTGTTCGGCGCCGGCAAGATGTTCCTGCCGCAGGTGGTGAAGTCCGCCCGCGTGATGAAGAAGGCGGTGGCCTACCTGTTGCCCTACATCGAAGCCGAGAAGCTGCGCACCGGTGACGTCGGCAAGTCCAACGGCAAGATCGTCATGGCCACGGTCAAGGGCGACGTCCACGACATCGGCAAGAACATCGTCGGCGTGGTCCTGGCCTGCAACAATTTCGAGGTGGTCGACCTGGGCGTGATGGTGCCGGCGCAGACCATCCTCGACCGCGCGCGCGCCGAGAACGCCGACCTGATTGGCCTGTCCGGCCTGATCACGCCGTCGCTGGAGGAGATGAGCCACGTCGCCCGCGAGATGCAGCGCCAGGGCTTCCACATGCCGCTGCTGATCGGTGGCGCGACCACTTCGCGCGCGCACACTGCGCTCAAGATCGATCCCCATTACAAGTCGCCGACTGTGTGGGTGAAGGACGCATCGCGCGCCGTCGGCGTCGCGCAATCGCTGATCAGCCCGGACCTGCGCATCGGCTTCGTCGCCGCCAACGATGCCGACTACGCAGAGATCCGCGAGCGCCACAAGCATCGTGGCGACGGCAAGCGTCTGGTGCCGCTGGCGAAGGCGCGCGGGCAGCGCTTCGATGGCCGCTGGCAGGACTACGTGCCGCCGGCGCCGAAGCAGCCCGGACTGCACGTATTCGACGACTATCCGCTGGCGGAGCTGGTCGACTACATCGACTGGACGCCGTTCTTCAACACGTGGGAACTGGCCGGGAAGTATCCGGCCATCCTCGACGACGAGATCGTCGGCGCACAGGCACGCGAGTTGTTTGGCGACGCCAAGGCCATGCTCAAGCGCATCGTCGACGAGAAGTGGTTGAAGGCGAAGGCCGTGTTCGCCCTGTGGCCGGCCAATAGCCTCGGCGACGACGTCGTCGTCGACACCGGGGCAACGCCGACCACCCTGCACTTCCTGCGCCAGCAGGTCGACAAGCCGGTCGAGCGCCCGGATTTCTGCCTGGCCGATTTCATCGCACCGAAGGACTCGGGCCGGCAGGACTGGATCGGCGGATTCGCCGTCACCGCCGGACTGGGCATCGAGGAACACGTGGCCCGCTTCGAGGCCGACCACGACGACTACAACGCGATCCTGCTCAAGGCCCTCGCCGACCGCTTCGCCGAGTCACTGGCCGAGCGCCTGCACGAACGTGTTCGCAAGGAGTTCTGGGGCTTTGCCGCCGACGAAGCGCTCGACAACGACGCGCTGATCCACGAAGGCTATCGCGGCATCCGCCCTGCCCCTGGCTACCCGGCCTGTCCGGAGCACAGCGAGAAAGCCACGCTTTTCGCGATGCTCGATGCGCCACGCAATGCCGGGCTGCAGTTGACCGAGAGCTTCGCCATGTACCCGGCAGCTGCGGTGTCGGGCTACTACTTCAGCCACCCCGACAGCCAGTACTTCGTGGTCGGTCGCGTATCGAAGGAACAGGTCGAGGATTACGCCCGGCGCAAGGGCGTCAGTCTTGCGCAGGCCGAACGCTGGCTGGCATCGAACCTGGATTACGACCCGGAGTAGACGACAGGCTCGTCATCCCGGCGTACGCCGGAATCAGGCCCAAAAGCGTCCCGGCGTACGCCGGGACGACGGTTACCAGACCAGGTCGTCGGGCACCTGGTACTGCGGGTCTGCGTACGGATCCTCGCCCGCCGGTGCATCCGGATCGACCTTCAACGCGATCGCCGCGGCGAAGATCTGCTCGGCCTGCGCCAGCATTTCGGCGCTGACCAGCACGTAGCGACCGTCCATCTGCAGCACGCCCAGTTCGCCCGCGTTGAGCGCCTTCAGCTGGGTCTCGTTGACGTAGATGCGCTTGATCTTGCCGCCGTACGGGAAGTGGCGTGCGATCTCGGCGGCCGGGTCGTTGAGCGCCTTGTCCTTGACCAGCTCGGCAAGCTTCGCGCGCGCCTCGCGACGCTGCCGCGCTTCTTCCTGCTTGGCCGCTTCGGCGGCGATGCGCTCGTCCTTCTCGCGCTGGGCACGGATCGCATAGGCCTTGGCCAGGTCGATGTCCTCGCGCGACTGCGGCTTGCCGCCCGGGCGTGGGCCGCCCGGTTTGCGGGGGTCACCCTGGCGAGGATCACCCCTGCGAGGATCACCCCTGCGAGGATCGCCCTTGCGAGGATCGCCCTTGTGCGCACCTGCCGCATGACCACCTGGCTTGCCACCATGCGGCCCGGCACCGGGCGCAGGGCCGCGCGCGCCATGCTTGCCAGCGGGCCTGGCACCGGGCCTGCCATCCTGCCTGGGCTGCGCCGGGCGCTCAGGCTTGGGCTTGGGCTCGGGCTTGGGCGCAGGCTTGAACCCGAGCCCCATCAATTCATCGCGAAGACTATTGCTCATTGCGTCGTATCAGTAGTGCGGCGGGGGCGGTTCTTGCGATGCGTCGCCGGTGATCGGGTTGGTCGACATTGCCATGCGCATCTGCTTGAGTTCCTCAAGCACGCGATGCAGCAACAACGCATTGCGACCTTCTTCCTCGCGCGCGCCTGCCAGCGCGTCGCTCAGTTCGGTCAGGGCCTGCTCCTGGAATGCAACGCGCATCTCCAGGTCGATCAGGCGCTGTTCGAGTTCGCTCTGGCTGCTCACGACGGCACGTCAGTCAATGAGGATCGAGCGACCACGCCCGATGCCGTAGTACGCCAGCCCCGCCGCTTCGACTTCGTCGGGGTGATAGAGATTGCGGCCGTCGAAGATCACGCGGTCGGCCAGCGACTGGCCCAGGCGCTGGAAATCCGGGCTGCGGAACTGCTTCCACTCGGTCACCACCACCAGTGCGTCGGCGTCGGCCAGCGTCGCCCGCGCCGAATCGCACAGCACCAGGTCATCGCGCTCGCCGAAGATCCGCTGCGCTTCTTCACTGGCCTCCGGATCGTACGCGCGCACCTTCGCACCGGCGTCCCAGAGCAGCTGCAACAGGCGCCGGCTCGAGGCCTCGCGCATGTCGTCGGTGTTGGGCTTGAACGCCAGGCCCCACACCGCGAACGTCTTGCCGGCGATCGCGCCGTCGTAATGGCGGCCGATCAGCTCGAACAGGTGCTCCTTCTGGCGGTCGTTGACCGACTCGACCGCGCCCAGCAACTGCGCGTCATAGCCGTGCTGCTGGGCCGTCTTCGCCAGCGCCTGCACGTCCTTGGGGAAGCACGAGCCACCGTAGCCGGCGCCCGGATAGATGAAATGCCAGCCAATGCGCGGATCCGAGCCGATGCCCTGGCGCACCATCTCCACGTCGGCACCGACCTTCTCGGCGATGTTGGCGATCTCGTTCATGAAGCTGATCTTGGTCGCCAGCATCGCATTGGCGGCGTACTTGGTCAGCTCCGCCGAACGCACGTCCATCACCACGATGCGCTCGTGGTTGCGATTGAACGGTGCGTACAGGCGCTTGAGCTTGTCCACCGCCGCCGCGCTGCTGGCGCCGATCACGATCCGGTCCGGGCGCATGCAGTCGTTGACTGCATCGCCTTCCTTGAGGAATTCCGGATTGGACGCGACTTCGAATCCGAACTCCGCGCCACGCGCGGCCAGCTCGCCCGCGATCGTCGCCCGCACCTTGTCGGCGGTGCCGACCGGCACGGTCGATTTGTTGACCACCACGACCTGCCGCTCAAGATGGCGACCGATCGTGCGCGCCACTGCCAGCACGTACTTGAGGTCGGCGCTGCCGTCCTCGTCCGGCGGCGTGCCCACGGCAATGAACACCACGTCACCATGGCCGACCGCCGCTTCGGCATCGGTGGTGAAACGCAGGCGTCCGGCGGCGTGGTTGGCCTTGACCATCGGCTCCAGTCCCGGCTCGTAGATCGGGATCACGCCGTTGTTGAGGCCGTCGACCTTGGCCTGGTCGATGTCGACGCAGATCACGTCGTGGCCGACGTCGGCCAGGCAGGTGCCGGTGACGAGGCCGACGTATCCGGTGCCGAAGATGGTGACGCGCATAGGTACTCCAACGAGGAACGAGTCTGCAGGTGCGGGAAGCGGTTCGCGCTTCCCGCGCCTGTGTGATTACCCGTTACTCACTTCTTCGCATTGTCGCCGGGCTTGACGATGTCGAGCAGTTCGACCTCGAACACCAGGGTCTGGTTCGGGCCGATCGGGCCTGCGCCCTGC
Above is a genomic segment from Lysobacter sp. S4-A87 containing:
- a CDS encoding homocysteine S-methyltransferase family protein produces the protein MSILPWLNPERAQSLQQLLRERIAIIDGAMGTMIQRHELDEAAYRGERFAHGYDRAYASAEHVHGDGCGCARDQRGNNDLLTLTQPDIIGSIHSQYLDAGADLIETNTFNSTTVSLADYGLEHLARELNESGARLARAACDAAEARTPGRPRFVIGVLGPTSRTASLSPDVNRPGFRAITFDELRVAYREAADGLIDGGADVLMVETVFDTLNAKAALFAIEEAFDARGARLPVMISGTITDASGRTLSGQTAEAFWYSLRHSQPLAIGLNCALGAKDLRAHVDVLAQVADSNISTHPNAGLPNAFGGYDETPEDMAAVLGEFAQAGLLNLVGGCCGTTPAHIAAIAEAVAAYPPRILPSLENAEAEQAA
- the metH gene encoding methionine synthase → MSSLPRQTRLSGLEPLQITPESNFINVGERTNVTGSAQFKKLILEGRLDEAVVVARQQVENGAQVIDVNMDEGMLDSERAMVDFLNLMAAEPDIARVPVMVDSSRFSVIEAGLKCLQGKGIVNSISMKEGEAEFLRQARLVRRYGAAVVVMAFDETGQADTVERKVDICSRAYRLLTQEIGFPPEDIIFDPNVFAIATGIDEHNDYAVAFIEATRELKRRFPFSHISGGVSNVSFSFRGNEPVRQAIHVVFLYHAIRAGMDMGIVNAGALPLYDDLEADLRERVEDVVLNRRSDGTERLLEIADRYKGKKGEKRVEDLAWREKPVRERLSHSLVHGIDQYIETDTEEARALSTRPLDVIEGALMDGMNVVGDLFGAGKMFLPQVVKSARVMKKAVAYLLPYIEAEKLRTGDVGKSNGKIVMATVKGDVHDIGKNIVGVVLACNNFEVVDLGVMVPAQTILDRARAENADLIGLSGLITPSLEEMSHVAREMQRQGFHMPLLIGGATTSRAHTALKIDPHYKSPTVWVKDASRAVGVAQSLISPDLRIGFVAANDADYAEIRERHKHRGDGKRLVPLAKARGQRFDGRWQDYVPPAPKQPGLHVFDDYPLAELVDYIDWTPFFNTWELAGKYPAILDDEIVGAQARELFGDAKAMLKRIVDEKWLKAKAVFALWPANSLGDDVVVDTGATPTTLHFLRQQVDKPVERPDFCLADFIAPKDSGRQDWIGGFAVTAGLGIEEHVARFEADHDDYNAILLKALADRFAESLAERLHERVRKEFWGFAADEALDNDALIHEGYRGIRPAPGYPACPEHSEKATLFAMLDAPRNAGLQLTESFAMYPAAAVSGYYFSHPDSQYFVVGRVSKEQVEDYARRKGVSLAQAERWLASNLDYDPE
- a CDS encoding DUF2058 family protein codes for the protein MSNSLRDELMGLGFKPAPKPEPKPKPERPAQPRQDGRPGARPAGKHGARGPAPGAGPHGGKPGGHAAGAHKGDPRKGDPRRGDPRRGDPRQGDPRKPGGPRPGGKPQSREDIDLAKAYAIRAQREKDERIAAEAAKQEEARQRREARAKLAELVKDKALNDPAAEIARHFPYGGKIKRIYVNETQLKALNAGELGVLQMDGRYVLVSAEMLAQAEQIFAAAIALKVDPDAPAGEDPYADPQYQVPDDLVW
- a CDS encoding SlyX family protein, producing the protein MSSQSELEQRLIDLEMRVAFQEQALTELSDALAGAREEEGRNALLLHRVLEELKQMRMAMSTNPITGDASQEPPPPHY
- a CDS encoding UDP-glucose/GDP-mannose dehydrogenase family protein: MRVTIFGTGYVGLVTGTCLADVGHDVICVDIDQAKVDGLNNGVIPIYEPGLEPMVKANHAAGRLRFTTDAEAAVGHGDVVFIAVGTPPDEDGSADLKYVLAVARTIGRHLERQVVVVNKSTVPVGTADKVRATIAGELAARGAEFGFEVASNPEFLKEGDAVNDCMRPDRIVIGASSAAAVDKLKRLYAPFNRNHERIVVMDVRSAELTKYAANAMLATKISFMNEIANIAEKVGADVEMVRQGIGSDPRIGWHFIYPGAGYGGSCFPKDVQALAKTAQQHGYDAQLLGAVESVNDRQKEHLFELIGRHYDGAIAGKTFAVWGLAFKPNTDDMREASSRRLLQLLWDAGAKVRAYDPEASEEAQRIFGERDDLVLCDSARATLADADALVVVTEWKQFRSPDFQRLGQSLADRVIFDGRNLYHPDEVEAAGLAYYGIGRGRSILID